The Candidatus Binatia bacterium sequence TCGCGGCGGCCGCCGACGCCCTGCGGCCCGGTGGTGTCCTGTGCTCCTGGGTCCCGACGACGAACCAGCTCGGCGAACTGGGAAGCGGCCTGCGCGCCGAGAAGCGGTTCGCCGCATCTCAGACCTTCGAGTTGATGCAGCGCTTCTGGCACGTCGCCGAGCGGTCGGTCCGCCCCGACCACCGCATGGTGGCACACACGGGTTTCCTAACGACCGCCTGGCGACTCGCCGACACCTAGCTTGGCGCCGGCAACTCGGCCGACCCTCCGCCGAAACGCGGGCCGATCTGCACAATCGGGGCACGGGAGCCGAGGCGCCCGCTGATGGGCACCAACGGGGCGCGCAGCCCGCAGAACGCCCAGGACCGCTCGCATTTGCTCGGAACGTCCTTAATACTGAGGCTCTGCGCAACTCGATGGGACGGTGAGATGAGCGATAAGGAAGAGCAAGGCCCCGAACTCGACGAAGAGAGCGACGAGCTCGACGACGCCACCGGCCGGTTTGCCGGTTTCGACGAGGATACGAGCAACGTCGATATCCCCAGCGAGCTGCCAATTCTGCCGCTTCGCGGGGTCGTCATCTTCCCGTCGGCGATCGTCCCCCTTCCGATCTCCCGAAAGCCCTCGCTCGAGCTGGTCGAGCACTGCCTGGCTGGGGACCGGCTACTGGGCCTGGTTTCCCAGAAAACGGCAGAGGAAGAGCGCCCGGACCCCAGCTCGCTGTTCACCCGGGGCACCGCCGGCCGGCTCCTCAAGATGCTCAAATACCCCGACAAGAGCGTCCGGATCCTCGTGCAGGGCCTCCGCCGGATCGAGGTCGACGAGTACCTGCGCACCGAGCCCTTCCATCGCGGCCGCGTTCGAACCCTGCAGGACGAGTACGAGTCCTCGAAGGACCTCGAGGCGATGCAGCGCCACCTGGTGAACCAGTTCGCCAAGTTCGTCTCGATGATCCCGTACCTGCCCGACGAGCTGCAGCTGGTCGTCATGAACATCAAAGATCCGGGCAAGGTCACCGACCTCATCGCCTCGAACCTCAACATCACTCTCGACGAGAAGCAGGACCTCCTGAACACACTCGATGTCCAGGCTCGCCTGCAGCGGCTCTCGGTGATCCTCAACCGCGAGATCGAGCTCCTCGAGCTCGGCTCGAAGATTCAGGGCCAGGTCCAGTCCGAGCTGTCCAAGAACCAGAAGGAGTTCTATCTCCGCCAGCAACTCCGGGCGATTCAGAAGGAGCTCGGTGAGGGCGACGGACGCAGCGCCGACATCGACGACCTTCGAGAGAAACTCGATTCGGCAGATCTTCCCGAGGAACCGCGCAAAGCGGCGGATACCGAACTCGAGCGCCTCAAGATGATCCCGCCCGAGTCGGCCGAGCACTCTGTCGTCCGGACCTACCTCGAGTGGCTCGCGAACCTCCCGTGGAACGCAGGTACTGACGACAACCTCGACCTCCCGCACGCCCGCTCGATTCTCGACGAGGACCACTTCGGTCTCGACAAGATCAAGGAACGCATTCTCGAGTACCTCGCCGTCCGCAAGCTACGCAGCGACCCGAAGAGTCCTATCCTGTGCTTCGTGGGCCCTCCGGGCGTCGGTAAGACATCCCTCGGGCGTTCGATCGCACGCGCCATGGGCCGGAAGTTCTCGCGCCTCTCGCTGGGCGGCGTTCGAGACGAAGCCGAGATCCGGGGACACCGCCGTACCTATGTCGGCTCTCTCCCCGGCCGCATCATCCAGAACATGAAGACGGCCGGCTCGAGCAACCCGCTGTTCGTCCTCGACGAAGTCGACAAACTCGGCGGCGACTTCCGCGGCGACCCAGCTTCGGCCCTGCTCGAAGTGCTCGACCCCGAACAGAACTTCACCTTCCAAGACCACTATCTGGACGTACCGTTCGATCTGTCACGGGTGATGTTCATCACCACCGCCAACCAACTCGAGCCGATTCCACCGCCCCTGCGCGACCGCATGGAGGTGATCGAGCTCTCCGGATACACCGAAGAAGAGAAGCTCGAGATCGCGCGTCGCCACCTCGTGCCGAAACAGATCGAAGAGAACGGCCTCACGACCGAGCACATCACGTTCGAGAACGCCGCGATCACCAAGATCGTGCAAGACTACACGCGTGAGGCCGGACTCCGGAACATCGAGCGCGAGATCGGGAACGTGTGCCGGAAGGTCGCCCGTGCGGTCACCGAGGGGCGCACCGAACTCACGAACGTCACGTCGGAGATGGTCCGTGAGTTGCTCGGCCCCGAGAGGTTCTTCGCCGAAGTGGCAGAGCGGACGGCGGAGCCCGGCGTCGTCACCGGGCTCGCGTACACGCCGAACGGCGGCGATATCCTCTTCATCGAAGCGACACGAATGCGTGGAAAAAAGGGACTCACCCTCACCGGGTCTCTGGGTGACGTCATGAAGGAATCGGCGCAGACCGCCCTGTCGCTCATCCGTTCACGGGCGGAAGCCCTCGGCATCGAACCGGACTTCTTCGAGAATTCCGACATTCACGTGCACGTTCCAGCCGGCGCGATTCCGAAAGACGGCCCGTCGGCCGGCGTCACGATCGCGACGTGCCTCGCGTCACTCCTGACAAACCGTCCCGTGCGGCCCGACGTCGCAATGACCGGAGAGATCACGCTGCGCGGTACGGTCATGCCGATCGGTGGCGTGAAGGAGAAAGTGCTCGCCGCGCGCCGCGCGGGCATCAAGACCGTGCTCCTACCGCACCGCAACGAGAAGGACATCGAAGACGTCCCCGCGGGCGTGCGTGCCGAGATGGAGTTTCGGTTCGTCGAGAAGCTCGAGGACGTTCTCGCGATCGCACTCGAGGACCCGAAGGCCGAAGACACAGCCTCGGGGCCGGCCGCCTAGCGCGCCAGCGCCACGATCTCTTCCGGCCGGCTCACGATGCGCGTGGCGCCGGCCGTACGGAGAGTCTCCGCGTCGCTGAATCCCCAACCGACGCCGCAGGAGTCCACGTCGGCGCTCAATGCCGTCGCGATGTCCACGATCGAGTCCCCGACCAGCACGACGTCCGACGGCGCGCAGGCTGCATGCGCCACGAGTTGGAGCAGCCCCTCCGGATCGGGCTTTCGAGTGGCGAGATCGTCACCCCCGATCACCGCGGAGAACGAGTCGGCGACGCCTAGCCCGGCGAGAATGTCGTCCGAGAAGCCCCGGGGCTTGTTCGTGAGGACCGCCATCTGCGCCCCTCGGGCCGTCAGCTCGCGGATCGCAGCTTCGACCCCGGGGTAGAACCGGGTCCGATCGAGGCAATGGTTGCGGTAGTAGCTCTGGAAGGAGGCCAGCACATCGTCGATGCGCTCCGCCGGAGATTCCGGAGCCAGGACCTCGACGCTCCGCGCCACGAGGAGGCGGGCACCATTGCCGCTGAAACCGACGATCGTCTCGGTCGGGAGTTCGCCCAAGCCGTTGTGGCCCAAGGCTGCGTTGACCGCCGCGGCGAGATCCCCGAACGAGTCGACCAGGGTGCCGTCGAGATCAAAGACGATCAGACGGTAGATGGGCTCAGACCGAGAAAGAGGTGCCGCAACCGCACGTGCGATCCGCGTTGGGATTCGTGAACTTGAAGCCGGCGCCGTGAAGGCCATCGGCGAAGTCGACGACGGTGCCCTCGAGGTACTGGAGATTCTCCCGATCGACGAACATCCGAACGCCGCCCTCGAACTCGGACACGAGGTCTTTCTCGGTGGGCGCGTCGTCGAAGCCGAGCGTGTACGACATGCCCGAGCATCCGCCATTGGCCACGCCAACGCGTAGTCCTGCTCCGTCCGGACGCCCTTCCTTTTTCAGAAGAGCCCGCACGCGTTCCACGGCCGCGGGAGACAGCCCCACACCGTCGGTATCGGT is a genomic window containing:
- the lon gene encoding endopeptidase La, which encodes MSDKEEQGPELDEESDELDDATGRFAGFDEDTSNVDIPSELPILPLRGVVIFPSAIVPLPISRKPSLELVEHCLAGDRLLGLVSQKTAEEERPDPSSLFTRGTAGRLLKMLKYPDKSVRILVQGLRRIEVDEYLRTEPFHRGRVRTLQDEYESSKDLEAMQRHLVNQFAKFVSMIPYLPDELQLVVMNIKDPGKVTDLIASNLNITLDEKQDLLNTLDVQARLQRLSVILNREIELLELGSKIQGQVQSELSKNQKEFYLRQQLRAIQKELGEGDGRSADIDDLREKLDSADLPEEPRKAADTELERLKMIPPESAEHSVVRTYLEWLANLPWNAGTDDNLDLPHARSILDEDHFGLDKIKERILEYLAVRKLRSDPKSPILCFVGPPGVGKTSLGRSIARAMGRKFSRLSLGGVRDEAEIRGHRRTYVGSLPGRIIQNMKTAGSSNPLFVLDEVDKLGGDFRGDPASALLEVLDPEQNFTFQDHYLDVPFDLSRVMFITTANQLEPIPPPLRDRMEVIELSGYTEEEKLEIARRHLVPKQIEENGLTTEHITFENAAITKIVQDYTREAGLRNIEREIGNVCRKVARAVTEGRTELTNVTSEMVRELLGPERFFAEVAERTAEPGVVTGLAYTPNGGDILFIEATRMRGKKGLTLTGSLGDVMKESAQTALSLIRSRAEALGIEPDFFENSDIHVHVPAGAIPKDGPSAGVTIATCLASLLTNRPVRPDVAMTGEITLRGTVMPIGGVKEKVLAARRAGIKTVLLPHRNEKDIEDVPAGVRAEMEFRFVEKLEDVLAIALEDPKAEDTASGPAA
- the gph gene encoding phosphoglycolate phosphatase (PGP is an essential enzyme in the glycolate salvage pathway in higher organisms (photorespiration in plants). Phosphoglycolate results from the oxidase activity of RubisCO in the Calvin cycle when concentrations of carbon dioxide are low relative to oxygen. This enzyme is a member of the Haloacid Dehalogenase (HAD) superfamily of aspartate-nucleophile hydrolase enzymes (PF00702).) → MAFTAPASSSRIPTRIARAVAAPLSRSEPIYRLIVFDLDGTLVDSFGDLAAAVNAALGHNGLGELPTETIVGFSGNGARLLVARSVEVLAPESPAERIDDVLASFQSYYRNHCLDRTRFYPGVEAAIRELTARGAQMAVLTNKPRGFSDDILAGLGVADSFSAVIGGDDLATRKPDPEGLLQLVAHAACAPSDVVLVGDSIVDIATALSADVDSCGVGWGFSDAETLRTAGATRIVSRPEEIVALAR
- a CDS encoding iron-sulfur cluster assembly accessory protein; the protein is MSEQVDATEKDAAPAADVTDTDGVGLSPAAVERVRALLKKEGRPDGAGLRVGVANGGCSGMSYTLGFDDAPTEKDLVSEFEGGVRMFVDRENLQYLEGTVVDFADGLHGAGFKFTNPNADRTCGCGTSFSV